Proteins encoded in a region of the Planococcus citri chromosome 1, ihPlaCitr1.1, whole genome shotgun sequence genome:
- the LOC135832333 gene encoding uncharacterized protein LOC135832333, with protein MSYFLNLINNLDRLSFANRVAVYVYLRHHLTLDETQAQCSLNASNPEFYKGLLCKKKELAIVEVYDTLPYIGVANFTSKNAFLKVLPVLLSYSTLYEMKVQYVSQILDMLRVHPAFINDAKIFEQWFIVFHKRQLCRTREFSYKDEFYFQNLPKMDPVPGNYFSLCVGYSDISLLRAFHRWLRLHRLHKYLFVFANLKYEQIILIDETNIDDMVSSVAIFNMTIGAKNKILRELAELRKRSEMLLSNVIRKVYYNASDLEEAVRIIKKILRTPIKVDDDFNENIPALLVKALKTVCETILLDCVTFSEGMIPLYGLLISVLKEAWNYTIFTCQDKDWFNEWRIALSEKINNNFNSSPVTMSRSASVICLPDFMNSRSASAICLPNLKENLKL; from the exons AtgagttattttttaaatctaatcAATAACCTTGATAGGTTAAGTTTCGCGAATCGAGTTGCAGTTTACGTATACTTGAGACATCATCTTACTTTGGACGAAACTCAGGCACAGTGCAGTTTAAATGCCTCTAACCCAG aattttacaaAGGACTTCTCTGTAAGAAGAAAGAGCTTGCTATTGTTGAAGTGTATGATACTTTACCATACATCGGCGTCGCCAATTTTACCTCGAAAAATGCATTCCTCAAGGTGCTGCCAGTTTTACTCAGCTACTCTACTTTGTATGAGATGAAAGTGCAATATGTTTCTCAAATTCTCGATATGTTGAGAGTGCACCCTGCTTTCATCAATGATGCTAA aattttcgagcagtggttcatTGTATTTCACAAACGGCAGCTGTGTCGTACTCGTGAGTTCTCTTATAAA GACGAAttctatttccaaaatttgccgAAAATGGATCCAGTTCcaggaaattatttttctctgtgCGTCGGTTATTCTGATATTTCTTTGCTGAGAG CTTTTCACAGATGGCTAAGACTTCATCGCCTTCATAAATATCTGTTCGTATTCGCGAATCTAAAGTACGAGCAAATTATTCTGATCGACGAGACCAACATCGATGATATGGTGAGCAGCGTCGCCATTTTCAACATGACTATTGGCGCAAAAAATAAGATACTGAGAGAACTTGCCGAGCTTCGTAAAAGAAGCGAAATGTTATTGAGCAATGTCATTCGG AAAGTTTATTATAATGCGAGCGATCTTGAAGAAGCAGTtcgaataatcaaaaaaattttgagaactcccATCAAAGTTGATgacgattttaatgaaaatattcccGCGCTGCTTGTAAAAGCTTTGAAAACTG TGTGTGAAACCATTCTGCTGGATTGTGTAACATTCAGTGAAGGGATGATTCCCTTGTACGGTTTATTGATATCGGTTCTGAAAGAAGCATGGAACTATACCATCTTCACGTGTCAGGATAAAGACTGGTTCAACGAATGGAGAATAGctttatctgaaaaaattaacaa CAATTTCAATTCTTCACCGGTGACGATGTCTAGATCTGCTAGCGTTATATGTCTTCCAGATTTTATGAATTCGAGATCTGCAAGTGCTATATGCCTTCCAAATCTGAAGGAAAATCTCAAACTTTGA